In one window of Anser cygnoides isolate HZ-2024a breed goose chromosome 3, Taihu_goose_T2T_genome, whole genome shotgun sequence DNA:
- the KBTBD11 gene encoding kelch repeat and BTB domain-containing protein 11 — translation MEGSGAVEEEESGAGPGTPPLTLASPCGFSSSLCFSAAVTECGAPPSASTGGRVVESQWEINSAASESEEEEAANAQGTPAGTQPIGRPVEEPDLVIEVSGQRIRAHKSVLAAKSDYFRARASRDILRVKGVSYGALRLLIDYVYTARMGEVRHDNLAEVVSGARVLQMPCALHCAAEAMRAQLRLDNCYQLLCLAKKQRLAELREAAYRFMSDHYLEVLREPGVYGRLSGAERDLILQRRLEAGRRCLLVAEVSDAFERPGGGSRPQSRESSRPQSPSSVVSLEESGSLIHCYHEASREWRVLTRLPEEANAKGCAMCVLHNYLFLAGGIAAGPAGSEPRARLSDKVFCYNPLTDTWSQVRPLAQPRSQLKLLALDGYLYAVGGECLFTVEKYDPRADRWSTVAPLPKGAFAVAHEATTCNGEIYVSGGSLFYRLLKYDPKRDEWQECPYNSSRRRSADMVAFKNFIYRFDVSSGRGGEQGPGGGTSGGVEVFRYNTVAKRWSQCASLRPSGGPVQPFRCAALGNTIYCVNRTGTLRFCLAQDGEVEADGGLKGTFDGELLKAPFDAKGVLLPFVLTLPEKLEKAGDQEGSLPL, via the coding sequence ATGGAGGGCAGCGGcgcagtggaggaggaggagagtgGGGCCGGGCCCGGCACCCCACCGCTCACCCTGGCCTCCCCTTGCGGCTTCAGCTCCTCTCTGTGCTTCAGCGCCGCTGTCACCGAGTGCGGGGCCCCGCCGTCGGCCTCCACCGGTGGCCGTGTGGTGGAGAGCCAGTGGGAGATCAACAGCGCGGCCTCCGAGTCGGAGGAGGAAGAGGCCGCCAACGCACAGGGGACACCAGCGGGCACGCAGCCCATAGGGCGGCCGGTGGAGGAGCCCGACCTGGTGATCGAGGTGTCGGGGCAGCGCATCCGGGCTCACAAGTCGGTGCTGGCGGCCAAGAGCGACTATTTCCGCGCCCGTGCCTCGCGGGACATCCTGCGGGTGAAGGGGGTGAGCTACGGGGCGCTGCGGCTCCTCATTGACTATGTCTACACCGCCCGCATGGGCGAGGTGCGCCACGACAACCTGGCCGAGGTGGTGAGCGGCGCCCGCGTCCTCCAGATGCCCTGCGCCCTGCACTGCGCTGCCGAGGCCATGCGTGCCCAGCTCCGCCTCGATAACTGCTACCAGCTGCTGTGCCTGGCCAAGAAGCAGCGGCTGGCGGAGCTGCGGGAGGCCGCCTACCGCTTCATGAGCGACCACTACCTGGAGGTGCTGCGGGAGCCGGGCGTCTACGGCCGCCTCAGCGGTGCCGAGAGGGACCTCATTCTGCAGCGGCGGCTGGAGGCCGGCCGGCGCTGCCTCTTGGTGGCCGAGGTCAGCGACGCCTTCGAGCGGCCAGGCGGCGGCAGCCGGCCCCAGAGCCGCGAGAGCAGCCGCCCGCAGAGCCCCTCCTCCGTGGTGTCGCTGGAGGAGAGCGGCTCCCTCATCCACTGCTACCACGAGGCCAGCCGCGAGTGGAGGGTGCTGACGCGCCTGCCCGAGGAGGCCAACGCCAAGGGCTGCGCCATGTGCGTCCTCCACAACTACCTCTTCCTGGCGGGGGGCatcgcggcggggccggcgggcagCGAGCCCCGGGCCCGCCTCTCCGACAAGGTCTTCTGCTACAACCCCCTCACCGACACCTGGAGCCAGGTGCGCCCGCTGGCGCAGCCCCGCTCGCAGCTCAAGCTGCTGGCTCTGGACGGCTACCTCTATGCTGTGGGGGGCGAGTGCCTCTTCACTGTGGAGAAGTACGACCCACGGGCTGACCGCTGGAGCACCGTGGCGCCTCTGCCCAAGGGTGCCTTCGCCGTGGCTCACGAGGCCACCACCTGCAACGGGGAGATCTACGTCTCGGGGGGGTCCCTCTTCTACCGCCTGCTCAAGTACGACCCCAAGCGTGACGAGTGGCAGGAGTGCCCTTACAACAGCAGCCGCCGGCGCTCCGCTGACATGGTGGCCTTCAAGAACTTCATCTACCGCTTCGACGTCAGCAGCGGCCGCGGTGGAGAGCAGGGCCCAGGCGGTGGGACCAGCGGCGGCGTGGAAGTTTTCCGGTACAACACGGTGGCCAAACGCTGGAGCCAGTGTGCCAGCCTGCGGCCCAGTGGTGGCCCCGTCCAGCCCTTCCGCTGCGCCGCCTTGGGCAACACCATCTACTGTGTCAACCGGACCGGCACCCTCCGCTTCTGCTTAGCCCAGGATGGCGAGGTGGAGGCAGATGGCGGGCTCAAGGGCACCTTCGACGGGGAGCTTCTCAAAGCTCCCTTTGACGCCAAGGGCGTCCTCCTACCCTTTGTGCTTACCCTGCCAGAGAAGCTGGAGAAAGCAGGGGACCAGGAGGGCTCTCTCCCACTGTGA